Proteins encoded in a region of the Spiroplasma endosymbiont of Amphimallon solstitiale genome:
- a CDS encoding IS30 family transposase, protein MYKYLTIESIIAIKEYKSYGFSIRKIAKAIDYSKSTVHRVCRLLNQNLLPLEILNKIQKNKQNAGRKLIILTLIEINTINHLLITKNYALDIIANFLKENKIKSISTKTLYNMFKTNRMGFDENNLLRKGKNKPHKQKETRGRINNCKSIHERNLIIPNIKNIEEFGHLEGDTIIGKDHKSSIITLADIWSKTTIPLATKNNKSENITKSIIKFISKLQKGTVKTITFDRGKEFSKWKLIEKNCNVKIYFADPGKPCQRGLNENNNGILRRYLPKSTDLSSYKQKDLNTIAFQINSTPRKSLSYKRPIDLIQLF, encoded by the coding sequence ATTATAGTAAATCAACTGTACATAGAGTTTGTAGATTATTAAATCAAAACTTATTACCATTAGAAATATTGAATAAAATTCAAAAAAATAAACAAAATGCAGGTAGAAAATTAATAATTTTAACTTTAATAGAAATTAATACTATTAATCATTTGTTAATTACTAAAAATTATGCTCTTGATATAATTGCTAATTTTTTAAAGGAAAATAAAATAAAAAGTATTTCAACAAAAACTTTATATAACATGTTTAAAACAAATCGAATGGGTTTTGATGAAAATAACTTATTGAGAAAAGGAAAAAATAAACCTCACAAACAAAAAGAAACTAGAGGCAGAATTAATAATTGTAAGTCTATTCATGAAAGAAATTTAATCATTCCTAATATTAAAAATATAGAAGAATTTGGTCATTTAGAGGGTGATACTATCATTGGTAAAGATCATAAAAGTTCTATTATTACTTTAGCTGATATATGATCAAAAACCACAATTCCTTTAGCAACTAAAAATAATAAATCAGAAAATATTACAAAAAGTATAATAAAATTTATTTCAAAGTTACAAAAAGGAACAGTTAAAACTATTACTTTTGATCGTGGTAAAGAATTTAGTAAATGAAAATTAATCGAAAAAAATTGTAATGTTAAGATTTATTTTGCAGATCCTGGTAAACCTTGTCAAAGAGGTTTAAATGAAAATAATAATGGTATTTTAAGAAGATATTTACCAAAATCTACAGATCTATCTTCATATAAACAAAAAGATTTAAATACTATAGCATTTCAAATTAATTCTACACCCAGAAAATCACTATCTTATAAAAGACCAATAGATTTAATACAATTATTTTAA